The Flavobacterium sp. 140616W15 sequence TTGCAAATGTAGTTTCTGTGTTTACTAATAACGCCAATGCGAAAGTAATTGAAAGAGCAAAAAACTATCAAGTAAAGGTCGAAATTTTCACTAAAACGGAATTAATTGAAGGTAATGTATTACGAAAAATAAAATTAATCGACCCAGATTTGATTATTTTGGCTGGTTTCTTACTTCAATTTCCAAAACACATCATCGAAGTGTATCCTAATAAAATAATTAACATACATCCAGCATTATTACCTAATTATGGAGGGAAAGGAATGTATGGAATGCACATTCACAGGGCAATAGTCGAAAATAAAGAGAAAGAGACAGGAATAAGCATTCATTA is a genomic window containing:
- the purN gene encoding phosphoribosylglycinamide formyltransferase → MKKIIVFASGSGSNAENIIKYFAETQIANVVSVFTNNANAKVIERAKNYQVKVEIFTKTELIEGNVLRKIKLIDPDLIILAGFLLQFPKHIIEVYPNKIINIHPALLPNYGGKGMYGMHIHRAIVENKEKETGISIHYVNENYDEGAIIFQEKVALLPTDTAEDVAAKIHELEQKHFPEVIDRLIRLA